One window of the Equus caballus isolate H_3958 breed thoroughbred chromosome 2, TB-T2T, whole genome shotgun sequence genome contains the following:
- the GULO gene encoding L-gulonolactone oxidase isoform X1, with amino-acid sequence MVHGYKGVKFQNWAKTYGCCPEMYYQPTSVEEIKEVLALARQQNKRVKVVGGGHSPSDIACTDGFMIHMGKMNRVLQVDTEKKQVTVEAGILLADLHPQLDKHGLALSNLGAVSEVTAAGVIGSGTHNTGIKHGILATQVVALTLLTADGTILECSESSNAEVFQAARVHLGCLGVILTITLQCVPQFHLQETSFPSTLKEVLDNLDSHLKKSEYFRFLWFPHSENVSIIYQDHTNKPPSSSASWFWDYAIGFYLLEFLLWISTFLPGLVGCINRFFFWLLFTGRKENSNLSHRIFSYECRFKQHVQDWAIPREKTKEALLELKAMLEANPKVVAHYPVEVRFARGDDILLSPCFQRDSCYMNIIMYRPYGKDVPRLDYWLAYETIMKKVGGRPHWAKAHNCTRKDFEKMYPAFAKFCAIREKLDPTGMFLNAYLEKVFY; translated from the exons ATG GTCCATGGGTACAAAGGGGTCAAGTTCCAAAACTGGGCCAAGACCTATGGCTGTTGCCCAGAGATGTACTATCAGCCCACATCCGTGGAGGAGATCAAAGAG GTGCTGGCCCTGGCCAGGCAGCAGAACAAGCGGGTGAAGGTGGTGGGCGGCGGCCACTCGCCCTCGGACATCGCCTGCACCGATGGCTTCATGATCCACATGGGGAAGATGAACCGGGTCCTCCAG GTGGACACAGAGAAGAAGCAGGTGACGGTGGAGGCCGGCATCCTCCTGGCCGACCTGCACCCACAGCTGGACAAGCACGGCCTGGCCCTATCCAA CCTGGGAGCCGTGTCAGAAGTGACTGCAGCTGGCGTCATTGGGTCTGGAACGCACAACACGGGGATCAAGCACGGCATCCTGGCCACCCAG GTGGTGGCGCTGACCCTGCTGACGGCCGACGGGACCATTCTTGAGTGCTCCGAGTCAAGCAACGCAGAGGTGTTCCAGGCGGCGCGGGTGCACCTGGGCTGCCTTGGAGTCATCCTCACCATCACCCTGCAGTGTGTGCCCCAGTTCCACTTGCAGGAGACCTCCTTCCCCTCAACCCTGAAAGAG GTTCTTGACAACCTGGACAGCCATCTGAAAAAATCCGAATACTTTCGCTTCCTCTGGTTCCCGCATAGTGAGAATGTCAGCATCATCTACCAGGACCACACCAACAAG CCCCCCTCCTCTTCAGCCAGCTGGTTTTGGGACTATGCCATCGGATTCTATTTACTGGAGTTCCTGCTCTGGATCAG cACCTTCCTGCCGGGCCTCGTGGGCTGCATCAACCGCTTCTTCTTCTGGCTCCTGTTCACCGGGAGGAAGGAGAACAGCAACCTGAGCCACAGGATCTTCAGCTACGAGTGCCGCTTCAAGCAGCACGTCCAGGACTGGGCCATCCCCAG AGAGAAGACCAAGGAGGCCCTGCTGGAGCTGAAGGCCATGCTGGAGGCCAACCCCAAGGTGGTGGCCCACTATCCGGTGGAGGTGCGCTTCGCCCGGGGGGACGACATCCTGCTGAGCCCCTGCTTCCAGAGGGACAGCTGCTACATGAACATCATCATGTACAG GCCCTACGGCAAGGACGTGCCGCGGCTGGACTACTGGCTGGCCTACGAGACCATCATGAAGAAGGTCGGGGGCAGGCCCCACTGGGCCAAG GCCCACAACTGTACCCGGAAGGACTTTGAGAAAATGTATCCTGCCTTTGCGAAGTTCTGTGCCATCCGAGAAAAGCTGGACCCCACTGGGATGTTCCTGAATGCGTATCTGGAGAAGGTGTTCTACTga
- the GULO gene encoding L-gulonolactone oxidase isoform X2: protein MVHGYKGVKFQNWAKTYGCCPEMYYQPTSVEEIKEVLALARQQNKRVKVVGGGHSPSDIACTDGFMIHMGKMNRVLQVDTEKKQVTVEAGILLADLHPQLDKHGLALSNLGAVSEVTAAGVIGSGTHNTGIKHGILATQVVALTLLTADGTILECSESSNAEVFQAARVHLGCLGVILTITLQCVPQFHLQETSFPSTLKEVLDNLDSHLKKSEYFRFLWFPHSENVSIIYQDHTNKPPSSSASWFWDYAIGFYLLEFLLWISTFLPGLVGCINRFFFWLLFTGRKENSNLSHRIFSYECRFKQHVQDWAIPREKTKEALLELKAMLEANPKVVAHYPVEVRFARGDDILLSPCFQRDSCYMNIIMYRPTTVPGRTLRKCILPLRSSVPSEKSWTPLGCS, encoded by the exons ATG GTCCATGGGTACAAAGGGGTCAAGTTCCAAAACTGGGCCAAGACCTATGGCTGTTGCCCAGAGATGTACTATCAGCCCACATCCGTGGAGGAGATCAAAGAG GTGCTGGCCCTGGCCAGGCAGCAGAACAAGCGGGTGAAGGTGGTGGGCGGCGGCCACTCGCCCTCGGACATCGCCTGCACCGATGGCTTCATGATCCACATGGGGAAGATGAACCGGGTCCTCCAG GTGGACACAGAGAAGAAGCAGGTGACGGTGGAGGCCGGCATCCTCCTGGCCGACCTGCACCCACAGCTGGACAAGCACGGCCTGGCCCTATCCAA CCTGGGAGCCGTGTCAGAAGTGACTGCAGCTGGCGTCATTGGGTCTGGAACGCACAACACGGGGATCAAGCACGGCATCCTGGCCACCCAG GTGGTGGCGCTGACCCTGCTGACGGCCGACGGGACCATTCTTGAGTGCTCCGAGTCAAGCAACGCAGAGGTGTTCCAGGCGGCGCGGGTGCACCTGGGCTGCCTTGGAGTCATCCTCACCATCACCCTGCAGTGTGTGCCCCAGTTCCACTTGCAGGAGACCTCCTTCCCCTCAACCCTGAAAGAG GTTCTTGACAACCTGGACAGCCATCTGAAAAAATCCGAATACTTTCGCTTCCTCTGGTTCCCGCATAGTGAGAATGTCAGCATCATCTACCAGGACCACACCAACAAG CCCCCCTCCTCTTCAGCCAGCTGGTTTTGGGACTATGCCATCGGATTCTATTTACTGGAGTTCCTGCTCTGGATCAG cACCTTCCTGCCGGGCCTCGTGGGCTGCATCAACCGCTTCTTCTTCTGGCTCCTGTTCACCGGGAGGAAGGAGAACAGCAACCTGAGCCACAGGATCTTCAGCTACGAGTGCCGCTTCAAGCAGCACGTCCAGGACTGGGCCATCCCCAG AGAGAAGACCAAGGAGGCCCTGCTGGAGCTGAAGGCCATGCTGGAGGCCAACCCCAAGGTGGTGGCCCACTATCCGGTGGAGGTGCGCTTCGCCCGGGGGGACGACATCCTGCTGAGCCCCTGCTTCCAGAGGGACAGCTGCTACATGAACATCATCATGTACAG GCCCACAACTGTACCCGGAAGGACTTTGAGAAAATGTATCCTGCCTTTGCGAAGTTCTGTGCCATCCGAGAAAAGCTGGACCCCACTGGGATGTTCCTGA